Proteins from one Leptospira bourretii genomic window:
- the rpoB gene encoding DNA-directed RNA polymerase subunit beta translates to MHTRMQIRNRVNFGKITDLNLLPNLIYVQKKSFDWFLQSEVKDPTKRLNQGLEAVFRESFPIESPNNDMVMEYGHYILGEPKRDPQECKDTDSSFAVPLKAVIRLIIKDTGEIREQVVYMGDLPVMTDHGTFIINGAERVVVSQLHRSPGIFFSYDQVRDTFSARVIPYRGSWLEFEMDNKGILVAKIDRKKKFPATLLVKAMGMGTNEEVLRLFYGSSKMKIAGANPKDLKRLIGRRTIADIINMETGEVMLDAGSKINEDNISILREMKVKDVDVIEFPKGKDNPVLINCLEKDGVNDYEDAVKKFHTIMRPGEPSTIENAEAELKRLFFSPKTFDLGVVGRYKINSKFEFNNPKEFSKAEDRVLRKQDIIETVRYLVMLMSEAENYYPDDIDHLGNRRIRSVGELIANQLKLGFSRVERVIKERMTVQEPEQQTPQLLISIKPITAVINEFFGSSQLSQFMDQTNPLAELTHKRRLNALGPGGLSRDRAGFEVRDVHYSHYGRMCPIETPEGPNIGLILSMSSFARVNDYGFIETPYRLVKNGKVQKQVEYLTADKEEYHYMAQSNSTVDDKGEFTSKLISTRHRGDFPFRSPSEIQYMDLAPLQVVSVSTALIPFLEHDDANRALMGSNMQRQAVPLLTEEAPFVGTGMEARAAYDAGVCIVAKKDGVVSKVDATGVWIKEDQSKEIVHYPLIKFKKTNQGTCFNQKPNVSMLHTTTGGKVGKVSKERVEITSPNGEKETHELFHSEDVQYVAVVKEGQDLGIGAPVAGQIIKGEKYGEFGQILQKGTVLANGPSTDAGYLALGRNVLVAFMPWEGYNFEDAILISERIIKDDVFSSIHIEEFEIQARETKLGQEQITRDIPNLSDKAFRDLDESGVIRVGAEVKPGDILVGMVTPKGETDLTPEYKLLHSIFGEKAKEVRDSSLRMPNGFEGTVIDIKRYSRETGDELAAGVEEMVKVYVARKRKLLVGDKMAGRHGNKGVVARVMAQEDMPYMEDGSPVDIVLNPLGVPSRMNLGQIFETQLGFAAKKLGINFETPVFDGATEGDVHEFCKKAGLPENSKFQLYDGRTGEKFINQVFCGYIYMLKLAHLVDDKIHARSTGPYSLVTQQPLGGKAQFGGQRLGEMEVWALEAYGASHTLQELLTIKSDDMLGRARIYEAIVKGIHSIKPGIPESFNVLVQELRGLALDIIIKDSEGLEVDISDYEDEFSKNKKKIKFETIENV, encoded by the coding sequence ATGCATACCCGAATGCAAATTAGAAACCGGGTAAATTTCGGTAAAATTACCGACCTCAATTTACTTCCTAATCTTATCTACGTACAAAAAAAATCCTTTGATTGGTTTCTCCAGTCGGAAGTGAAAGATCCGACGAAACGTTTGAACCAGGGGTTGGAAGCGGTATTTCGTGAATCCTTCCCAATCGAATCACCAAACAACGATATGGTCATGGAATATGGCCATTATATCTTGGGAGAGCCAAAACGCGATCCTCAAGAATGCAAGGACACTGATTCTTCCTTTGCAGTTCCATTAAAGGCAGTCATTCGCCTCATCATCAAAGACACCGGAGAGATTCGGGAACAAGTTGTCTACATGGGGGACCTTCCTGTGATGACAGACCACGGAACTTTCATCATCAATGGTGCGGAAAGGGTAGTGGTGAGCCAGTTGCATAGATCACCTGGTATTTTCTTTTCTTATGACCAAGTAAGAGATACTTTCTCGGCGCGGGTCATTCCTTACCGAGGTTCTTGGTTGGAATTCGAGATGGACAACAAGGGAATCCTCGTTGCCAAAATCGACCGTAAGAAAAAATTCCCGGCAACCCTTCTTGTCAAAGCAATGGGTATGGGAACGAACGAAGAAGTGCTTCGTTTATTCTACGGATCTTCCAAAATGAAGATTGCTGGTGCCAATCCAAAGGACCTCAAACGGTTGATTGGCCGCCGAACCATCGCTGATATCATCAACATGGAAACGGGCGAGGTAATGCTCGATGCCGGATCCAAAATCAATGAGGACAATATCTCCATCCTTCGTGAAATGAAGGTAAAAGATGTGGATGTTATTGAATTTCCGAAAGGAAAGGACAACCCAGTTCTTATCAACTGTTTAGAAAAAGATGGTGTGAACGACTACGAAGATGCTGTCAAAAAATTTCACACGATCATGCGTCCCGGCGAACCTTCTACGATTGAAAACGCAGAAGCAGAACTGAAACGCCTCTTTTTCTCACCTAAAACTTTTGATTTAGGTGTTGTGGGTCGTTACAAAATCAACAGTAAATTTGAATTCAACAATCCAAAAGAATTTTCAAAAGCAGAAGACCGAGTTTTAAGAAAACAAGATATCATCGAAACCGTTCGTTACCTTGTGATGCTTATGTCGGAAGCAGAAAACTACTATCCGGATGATATTGACCACTTAGGAAACAGAAGGATCCGTTCTGTCGGAGAGCTTATTGCAAACCAATTGAAACTGGGATTCTCTCGAGTCGAACGAGTGATCAAAGAAAGAATGACAGTACAGGAGCCGGAACAACAAACTCCGCAGCTTCTTATTTCCATCAAACCAATCACTGCGGTGATCAATGAGTTTTTTGGGTCTTCGCAACTTTCTCAGTTTATGGACCAAACCAATCCACTGGCAGAACTTACCCACAAACGTAGGTTAAACGCTCTTGGACCTGGTGGTCTCTCTCGTGATAGAGCAGGTTTCGAGGTTCGTGACGTTCATTATTCTCACTACGGTCGTATGTGCCCGATTGAAACACCGGAAGGTCCAAACATTGGTCTCATTCTTTCCATGTCCAGTTTTGCCAGGGTCAACGATTATGGGTTTATTGAAACTCCATACCGTCTCGTAAAAAATGGAAAAGTCCAAAAACAAGTAGAGTATCTCACTGCTGACAAAGAAGAATACCACTACATGGCACAGTCCAATTCGACTGTGGATGATAAGGGAGAATTTACTTCTAAACTCATTTCCACTCGCCATAGAGGGGATTTCCCTTTCCGTAGTCCATCTGAGATTCAATATATGGATCTGGCTCCTTTGCAAGTTGTATCGGTTTCCACAGCACTCATTCCGTTCTTAGAACATGATGATGCGAACCGCGCTCTTATGGGTTCGAACATGCAACGCCAAGCGGTTCCTCTTTTAACAGAAGAAGCTCCTTTTGTGGGAACTGGTATGGAAGCTCGTGCGGCTTATGACGCAGGTGTTTGTATTGTTGCCAAAAAAGATGGTGTGGTTTCGAAAGTGGATGCCACAGGTGTTTGGATCAAAGAAGACCAATCCAAAGAGATTGTCCATTACCCACTCATTAAATTCAAAAAAACCAACCAAGGAACTTGTTTTAACCAAAAACCAAACGTTTCCATGTTGCATACGACGACTGGTGGTAAAGTAGGTAAGGTTTCCAAAGAACGTGTGGAGATTACTTCTCCTAACGGAGAAAAAGAAACCCATGAACTTTTCCATTCGGAAGATGTGCAATACGTTGCGGTTGTGAAAGAAGGCCAAGACTTAGGAATTGGTGCCCCAGTAGCGGGACAAATCATCAAAGGCGAAAAATACGGTGAGTTTGGACAAATCCTCCAAAAAGGAACTGTTCTTGCCAATGGACCATCCACTGACGCTGGTTATTTGGCACTTGGCCGTAACGTTCTTGTGGCATTTATGCCTTGGGAAGGTTACAACTTTGAGGATGCGATTCTAATCTCGGAACGAATCATTAAAGACGATGTTTTCTCTTCGATCCACATTGAAGAATTCGAAATCCAAGCTCGGGAAACGAAACTTGGACAAGAACAAATCACTCGTGACATTCCAAACCTTTCGGACAAAGCGTTCCGTGATTTGGATGAGTCTGGTGTGATCCGTGTGGGTGCGGAAGTGAAACCAGGGGACATCCTTGTCGGTATGGTCACTCCTAAAGGAGAAACCGACCTCACTCCAGAATACAAACTATTACACTCCATTTTTGGAGAGAAGGCAAAAGAAGTAAGAGATTCCTCTCTTCGTATGCCAAACGGTTTTGAAGGAACTGTGATCGATATCAAACGTTATTCCCGTGAAACAGGCGACGAACTCGCTGCTGGCGTGGAAGAAATGGTGAAAGTGTATGTGGCTCGCAAACGGAAACTCCTCGTGGGTGATAAGATGGCGGGTCGTCACGGAAACAAAGGGGTTGTTGCACGTGTGATGGCACAAGAAGATATGCCATACATGGAAGATGGATCTCCTGTTGATATCGTACTCAACCCGTTAGGTGTTCCTTCACGTATGAACCTCGGTCAGATTTTTGAAACACAACTTGGTTTCGCTGCCAAAAAACTAGGAATCAATTTTGAAACTCCTGTGTTTGATGGTGCCACCGAAGGTGACGTTCATGAATTCTGCAAAAAAGCGGGATTACCGGAAAACAGCAAATTTCAGTTATACGACGGAAGAACGGGAGAAAAATTCATCAACCAAGTCTTCTGCGGATACATTTACATGTTGAAACTGGCTCACTTGGTGGATGACAAAATCCACGCAAGATCCACTGGACCATACTCACTCGTAACGCAACAACCACTCGGTGGTAAAGCGCAGTTCGGGGGACAGAGGCTCGGGGAGATGGAAGTTTGGGCTCTTGAGGCTTATGGTGCATCACACACCTTACAAGAGTTACTCACCATCAAGTCAGATGACATGCTTGGACGTGCAAGAATTTACGAAGCGATCGTAAAAGGAATTCATTCGATCAAACCGGGAATTCCAGAATCATTCAACGTTCTTGTACAAGAACTCCGTGGTCTTGCTCTTGATATCATCATCAAAGACTCCGAAGGATTGGAAGTGGATATCTCTGATTACGAAGATGAATTCTCGAAAAACAAAAAGAAAATCAAATTCGAGACCATTGAAAACGTTTAG
- the rplL gene encoding 50S ribosomal protein L7/L12, with translation MSVDALLEQIGSLTLVQAADLVKKMEDKFGISAAAPVAVAAVAGAGGGAAAAEEPATFNVILKAHGDKKIDVIKLVREITGLGLADAKTLVEAGGKSVKEGVSKDEAADIKKKLEGVGAQVEVAAAG, from the coding sequence ATGTCTGTTGACGCGCTATTAGAACAAATTGGAAGTCTTACATTAGTTCAGGCAGCTGATCTAGTGAAAAAGATGGAGGACAAATTCGGGATTTCTGCTGCTGCACCAGTTGCGGTAGCGGCTGTTGCGGGTGCAGGTGGTGGCGCAGCTGCTGCTGAAGAGCCGGCAACTTTCAATGTAATCTTGAAAGCACACGGTGACAAAAAGATCGACGTTATTAAACTCGTTCGCGAAATCACTGGTCTTGGATTAGCAGATGCGAAAACTCTTGTAGAAGCTGGTGGAAAATCAGTGAAAGAAGGGGTTTCTAAAGACGAAGCTGCTGATATTAAGAAAAAACTCGAAGGTGTTGGGGCTCAAGTAGAAGTTGCTGCTGCCGGTTAA
- the rplJ gene encoding 50S ribosomal protein L10 produces MANPSKIEAVAELKTRLEKRPNFILASYSGLTVEDMSNLRAKLRKEGSEMKVIKNNLFLRALKESSEHKNNSIDFGDVYKGPLAAIFSLDALPAVAKVCKDFAKDKKELEIRTGYMDGEVLGKSGVEAIAGLPSKQELLAQVARGINAPATQIASGINQIMASLARAINAVAEKNGN; encoded by the coding sequence ATGGCAAATCCATCTAAAATTGAAGCAGTAGCAGAATTAAAAACTCGTTTGGAAAAACGACCAAACTTTATTTTAGCATCTTACAGCGGTTTAACTGTTGAAGATATGTCCAACCTTCGTGCGAAACTTCGCAAAGAAGGATCGGAGATGAAGGTAATCAAAAACAACCTTTTTCTCCGTGCATTAAAAGAGTCTTCTGAACATAAAAACAACTCCATTGATTTTGGGGATGTTTACAAAGGCCCTCTTGCAGCGATTTTCTCTCTGGATGCACTTCCAGCAGTAGCAAAAGTTTGTAAGGACTTTGCAAAAGATAAGAAGGAACTCGAAATTAGAACCGGCTATATGGACGGGGAAGTTTTGGGTAAATCCGGAGTAGAGGCGATTGCTGGACTTCCGTCCAAACAAGAACTTCTTGCGCAAGTGGCTCGTGGGATCAATGCTCCTGCAACGCAAATTGCTTCTGGAATCAATCAAATCATGGCATCATTGGCTCGCGCCATCAATGCTGTAGCCGAGAAAAACGGCAATTAG
- the rplA gene encoding 50S ribosomal protein L1: MKRGKKYIQLKEKVDRTKAYTLGEAVGLAKATSFSKFDGTLEISTKINYKSLQNVRGTISLPHGTGKTIKVLVFCKGDKQNEAKEAGADFVGDMDLIEKVSGGWTDFDACVATPDMMKEVGKLGPVLGRKGLMPKPKAGTVTTDVSKAVKELKAGRIEYRPDKGGVVHLGVGKCSFSDDKLSDNINAVVAALMKDKPSDAKGDYLKSFSVAATMGIGVKVDVKELVNANI, translated from the coding sequence ATGAAACGCGGCAAAAAATATATCCAACTCAAAGAGAAAGTCGATCGCACAAAGGCTTATACCCTTGGTGAAGCAGTCGGTTTGGCAAAAGCTACTAGTTTTTCCAAATTTGACGGAACATTAGAGATTTCGACTAAAATCAATTATAAGTCTCTCCAAAACGTAAGAGGGACTATCTCTCTTCCACACGGAACTGGAAAAACAATCAAAGTTTTGGTTTTCTGCAAAGGAGACAAACAAAACGAAGCGAAGGAAGCCGGTGCTGACTTTGTAGGTGATATGGACTTAATCGAAAAAGTTTCTGGTGGATGGACTGACTTTGACGCTTGTGTGGCAACTCCTGATATGATGAAGGAAGTTGGTAAACTTGGTCCAGTTCTTGGTCGTAAAGGCCTTATGCCAAAACCAAAAGCAGGAACAGTAACTACAGATGTTTCTAAAGCCGTAAAAGAACTGAAAGCCGGCCGAATTGAATACCGACCTGACAAAGGGGGAGTGGTTCACTTAGGTGTTGGAAAATGTTCCTTCTCTGATGATAAACTTTCTGATAACATCAATGCTGTTGTTGCAGCTCTTATGAAAGACAAACCTTCTGATGCGAAGGGTGATTACCTCAAGTCTTTCTCTGTTGCGGCAACTATGGGAATCGGCGTAAAAGTCGATGTAAAAGAACTAGTAAACGCGAACATATAA
- the rplK gene encoding 50S ribosomal protein L11 yields MAAKKVVKQIKLQVEAGKANPAPPVGPALGQAGLNIMEFCKQFNERSKNQMGLKLPVVITVYSDRSFTFVTKSPPAALLVMKALGLQGGSATPHTVKVGTIKRAQLEEIAKTKMEDLNANDMEAAIKIIAGTCRSMGVNVE; encoded by the coding sequence ATGGCTGCAAAGAAAGTAGTAAAACAAATTAAACTCCAAGTGGAAGCAGGGAAAGCAAACCCAGCTCCTCCAGTAGGTCCCGCTCTTGGTCAAGCCGGACTCAATATCATGGAATTCTGTAAACAGTTCAATGAAAGATCCAAAAACCAAATGGGACTCAAACTCCCAGTGGTCATCACTGTTTATTCTGACAGAAGTTTTACATTCGTAACGAAATCTCCTCCAGCAGCTCTTCTTGTGATGAAGGCGCTTGGGCTTCAGGGTGGATCTGCCACTCCCCACACTGTAAAAGTGGGAACAATCAAAAGAGCACAACTAGAAGAAATTGCAAAAACTAAGATGGAAGACCTCAATGCGAACGATATGGAAGCAGCAATTAAGATCATTGCTGGAACTTGTCGTTCCATGGGTGTAAACGTCGAGTAA
- the nusG gene encoding transcription termination/antitermination protein NusG: protein MGDSLDKKWYVLQTYSGHENKVKTNIEKMVQQQKLEDQIFSVKIPSMEVAEMKNGKKKVTKKKLMPGYVLVEMNMTDDLRFKIQNLPSVSTFVGGKGKGPEPLSLDEIKNLFSDVGSVESEEVSRPRFLFKVGETLKIIDGPFANFTGLVDEIFPDKGRLRVRVEIFGRSTPVELDYLQVKSEQ, encoded by the coding sequence GTGGGCGATTCTTTAGATAAAAAATGGTATGTGCTTCAAACTTATTCCGGTCACGAGAATAAGGTGAAGACGAACATTGAGAAGATGGTCCAACAACAAAAGCTGGAAGACCAAATCTTCTCAGTAAAAATTCCTTCGATGGAAGTTGCCGAAATGAAAAACGGCAAAAAGAAGGTCACAAAGAAAAAACTCATGCCTGGTTACGTTCTCGTTGAGATGAACATGACCGATGACCTTCGATTTAAAATCCAGAACTTACCTTCCGTGTCTACGTTTGTAGGCGGAAAAGGAAAAGGTCCGGAGCCACTTTCACTGGATGAGATCAAAAACCTCTTCAGCGATGTGGGAAGTGTGGAATCGGAAGAAGTTTCGAGACCTCGTTTCCTATTCAAAGTGGGCGAAACATTGAAAATTATAGATGGTCCGTTTGCTAATTTCACAGGTCTTGTGGATGAAATTTTTCCTGATAAGGGAAGACTCCGCGTTCGTGTAGAAATTTTCGGAAGATCCACTCCTGTGGAGTTGGATTACCTCCAAGTAAAATCGGAACAATAG
- the secE gene encoding preprotein translocase subunit SecE: MKATSFIQECKAELEKVHWPTRQEVVSSTVVVLVTVFIFSLFLSASDFVFLKLLKWFWALGT, from the coding sequence ATGAAAGCTACGAGTTTCATTCAGGAATGTAAAGCAGAACTTGAAAAAGTACATTGGCCAACGCGCCAAGAGGTAGTGAGTTCTACCGTTGTAGTCCTAGTTACAGTATTTATCTTTTCCCTATTTTTATCAGCTTCGGATTTTGTTTTCCTGAAGCTGTTAAAGTGGTTCTGGGCATTAGGAACATAG
- a CDS encoding histidine kinase, whose protein sequence is MAKPFVELETQIPDLVKAKSKIVVRSSRMNRQLEQYVLGLITNILSEVGQSQFVEMLYTISKELTINGIKANQKRVFFEDEGLDITDENDYLQGIKEYSKKFSEKMADEYGKRCLARGVYVQIKFHYCLDGLLVEVTNNTPVIKTEEARMREKMKKSMGYNDIAEFYMDNMDNTEGAGLGIALIMILLKNEGVDPNLFRIITHADRTVARVEIPFNDNYVSFRSAELAEI, encoded by the coding sequence GTGGCGAAACCCTTTGTAGAATTAGAAACACAAATCCCCGATTTGGTAAAGGCAAAATCCAAGATTGTCGTAAGATCCTCAAGGATGAATCGCCAACTAGAACAATATGTTTTAGGACTCATCACAAACATCCTTTCGGAAGTGGGACAATCTCAATTCGTGGAGATGCTTTATACAATCTCCAAAGAACTGACCATCAATGGAATCAAAGCCAATCAAAAACGTGTGTTTTTTGAAGATGAAGGCCTCGACATCACCGATGAGAATGATTATTTGCAAGGGATCAAAGAGTATTCCAAAAAATTCTCTGAGAAAATGGCAGATGAATATGGGAAACGTTGCCTTGCTCGTGGAGTTTACGTTCAAATCAAATTCCATTACTGTTTGGACGGACTTCTGGTAGAAGTGACAAACAACACTCCAGTCATCAAAACCGAAGAAGCTCGTATGCGAGAAAAAATGAAGAAGTCCATGGGATACAATGACATCGCCGAATTCTATATGGACAATATGGACAATACAGAGGGTGCCGGACTTGGAATTGCTCTCATTATGATCCTACTCAAAAACGAAGGTGTAGACCCTAACCTATTCCGGATCATCACCCATGCCGATCGAACGGTCGCTCGGGTAGAAATTCCGTTTAACGACAATTACGTGTCATTCCGCAGTGCAGAACTCGCTGAAATCTAG
- a CDS encoding SDR family NAD(P)-dependent oxidoreductase: protein MELKGANILVTGSAGGLGKAMAYRLGKAGANIILSDIQKDKLDETVALFQKEGIKTTGIVANVAKEEDSIRLIEEASAFQGSLDVAILNAGILRDGLLIRVDKETGKVKGKMGIDQWQSVIDVNLTGVFLTAREAAAKMVEQKKGVIIPIASIAMHGNSGQTNYSAAKAGVAAMTVTWSKELAKFGIRVAGIAPGFIGTEMVLKDMNPEALEKWKSIIPVGRLGEPDEIASTAEFIISNDLVTGVVLEISGGVRI, encoded by the coding sequence ATGGAATTAAAAGGTGCAAACATTCTCGTCACCGGATCTGCCGGTGGACTCGGAAAGGCAATGGCTTACCGACTTGGTAAAGCCGGTGCCAATATCATTCTCTCTGACATCCAAAAAGACAAATTGGACGAAACCGTAGCTCTCTTCCAAAAAGAGGGAATCAAAACCACGGGCATTGTGGCAAACGTTGCCAAAGAAGAAGACAGTATCCGACTCATCGAAGAAGCAAGTGCTTTCCAAGGTAGCCTGGACGTTGCCATTTTGAATGCTGGAATTTTACGCGATGGACTTCTCATTCGCGTGGACAAAGAAACCGGAAAAGTAAAAGGCAAAATGGGAATCGACCAATGGCAATCGGTCATTGATGTAAACTTAACCGGTGTGTTTCTGACTGCTCGCGAAGCAGCAGCAAAGATGGTGGAACAAAAGAAAGGAGTGATCATCCCGATTGCCTCCATTGCCATGCATGGAAACTCAGGACAAACTAACTATAGTGCTGCCAAAGCAGGAGTAGCTGCAATGACAGTCACTTGGTCAAAAGAACTTGCTAAGTTTGGAATCAGAGTGGCAGGAATTGCACCAGGTTTTATCGGAACTGAAATGGTTCTAAAAGATATGAATCCGGAAGCATTAGAAAAATGGAAGTCCATCATCCCAGTGGGAAGACTTGGTGAGCCGGATGAGATTGCATCCACTGCCGAATTTATCATCTCGAATGACTTAGTGACTGGAGTAGTTTTAGAAATTTCTGGTGGTGTTCGAATCTAA
- a CDS encoding ArsR/SmtB family transcription factor: MKIKTELSKQQLEQAIKGIQGIAHPIRLLILYTLAKEEKTVGQLVELLGTSQSAASQHLSKMKNNGILESRKSSNQVFYSLKDPKFKDLIQTIVKVYKK, encoded by the coding sequence ATGAAAATAAAAACAGAACTCTCGAAACAACAATTGGAACAAGCCATTAAAGGAATACAAGGTATTGCCCACCCTATTCGTTTATTGATTCTATACACCCTAGCAAAAGAAGAAAAAACAGTCGGCCAACTTGTTGAGCTACTAGGAACAAGCCAATCGGCAGCTTCCCAACACTTAAGTAAGATGAAAAACAACGGAATCTTAGAATCTCGTAAATCATCCAACCAAGTTTTTTATAGTTTGAAGGACCCAAAATTCAAAGATTTGATCCAAACGATTGTCAAAGTGTATAAAAAGTAA
- the rfaD gene encoding ADP-glyceromanno-heptose 6-epimerase — translation MAKKLTLVTGGAGLIGSQIIEDLNHNGNTDILVVDHLATTEKWKNLQRNFFLDYYEKDKFESMFDSGNSILNEISEIYHLGACSATTEKDATYLMQNNFHYTKKLAEFAVSKNIPFLYASSAATYGEGEFGYNDEAPIENLKPLNMYGYSKQLFDLYAKKVGISNRLVGLKYFNVFGYGEAHKGDMRSLVLKGYEQIRDTGKLKLFKSYKPEYKDGEQKRDFLYVKDASKISIYLLSERKYGLYNVGRGVAETWNDLANALFASMKKPVQIEYVEMPESLKGKYQYYTCAAMEKIGQTGYPFGYTNLRDAVGEYVRFLLEEES, via the coding sequence ATGGCAAAAAAACTAACTCTCGTCACTGGAGGCGCAGGCCTCATCGGATCACAAATTATCGAAGACCTCAATCACAATGGGAACACAGATATCTTGGTTGTGGACCACTTGGCTACAACGGAAAAATGGAAAAACCTACAAAGGAATTTTTTCCTAGATTATTATGAAAAAGATAAATTCGAATCCATGTTCGATTCTGGAAATTCAATCTTAAACGAAATTTCTGAAATTTACCATTTAGGTGCTTGTTCTGCCACAACAGAAAAAGATGCCACTTACTTAATGCAAAATAACTTCCATTATACGAAGAAATTGGCAGAGTTTGCTGTCAGTAAAAACATTCCTTTTCTTTATGCTTCGAGTGCTGCGACTTACGGGGAGGGAGAATTTGGATATAACGACGAGGCTCCTATCGAAAATCTGAAACCTCTCAATATGTATGGATATTCCAAACAGCTATTTGACCTATATGCAAAAAAAGTAGGGATATCAAACAGACTTGTGGGACTTAAATACTTCAATGTTTTTGGTTATGGGGAAGCCCATAAGGGAGATATGCGTAGCCTTGTTCTAAAAGGTTATGAACAAATCAGAGACACTGGAAAACTAAAACTATTCAAGTCTTACAAACCGGAATACAAGGACGGAGAACAAAAAAGAGATTTTCTTTATGTTAAGGATGCCAGTAAAATTAGCATTTATCTTCTTTCTGAACGAAAGTACGGATTGTACAATGTAGGCCGAGGAGTTGCTGAAACTTGGAACGATTTAGCAAACGCTTTGTTCGCATCCATGAAAAAACCGGTTCAAATTGAATATGTTGAGATGCCAGAATCGTTAAAGGGAAAATACCAATATTATACCTGTGCGGCAATGGAGAAGATTGGTCAAACCGGATATCCCTTTGGTTATACAAACCTCAGGGATGCGGTTGGCGAATACGTCAGATTCTTATTAGAAGAAGAGAGCTGA